The Dromaius novaehollandiae isolate bDroNov1 unplaced genomic scaffold, bDroNov1.hap1 HAP1_SCAFFOLD_56, whole genome shotgun sequence genome contains the following window.
TCCCACCAcccctctcctgttctcctccagggccttgagctgatggtgctgctctgcagagcgagcggactgtgaggccacagggccacggggtgactctgcactggccgtgctggtcagagtgggaagcagacccaaccaaatgggGGTCCCAGCCTCTAATCTCTCCAGGGGACTGTgaatgtggcaggtgcttggagggaCTAGGGAGCATTTCCAAGCtactagttgtgtccaggtgcgCCTCTGGATTCTGCCCCTGGTATTTCATAGAGGGTGACATGAATCCCTGCAGTCTCCCTTCCCTGTGCAAGCTGGGtcctcactgcctctcctgggattgcagaggcctCCATTGCCTGCAGATCCATGGCTTTTGCACTTTaagtgactccaccttggaggacatctccctttgtgaggctcccctcactgcccatgccaggcacaCGCTCTCCCagcagatcccctgtgctctccgggcacctccagcttcccctccagaaggacaggcatctgacactgggccttaacatgtggcacagctctgggtatgtaaaatcatgaccattcatcccctccactgtcactggacaccgatgggggagtgctaaatccagcccttggtctctaagagatcattacacgATTATGaactttttgctcctgaacccatggacaACCCCTGCTCAGCAGGCCCTTCTGGAGTGcaattccttgggcctattcttgacagcagctttggaggaagcccagccttcaggcacggCACTGGGtagaacctactttattacagagatactgtgagggagtcagctctgacccagttaTTATTAATTAGACAGAATTTTATGTAGACATCGGGTGAGACGGAGCAGTCTCAGTAAAAgtggaatgaatccaagcatttgcaCAGCAATATGATAACAaataatactactaataatagtaataatagtaataatgaaaataaagtgaaCAACACATCGTCCTGGTGTGGGAGAAAGTGGGATTcatttgtggagagaaatggcaattttaccatggctgaaaaatgtccatgaaatcactttcctcagggcatcttggagctccttgttcctcatgctgtagatgagggggttcactgctggaggcaccaccgagtacagaacagccaccaccagatccagagctggggaggatatggaggggggcttcaggtaggcaaaaaatgaggtgctgatgaacagggagaccacggccaggtgcgggaggcacatggaaaaggctttgtgccggccctgctcagaggggatcctcagcacagcagtgaagatctgcatgtaggacagcacaatgaaaacgaaacacacaaagcctaaacaggcactaaccacaagaagccccacttccgtgaggtaggcgtctgagcaggagagcttgaggatctgggggatttcacagaagaactggtccactgtgttgccttggcagagtggtattgaaaatgtgttagcagtgtgcaggagagcagtgagaaacccactggcccaggcagctgctgccattctgacacaagctctgctgtccatgagggtcccgtagtgcaggggtctgcagatggcaacaaagcggtcataggccatgactgtgaggagagaatactctccccCAAACAAGAAGACAAATAGGAAGACCTgagcagcacatcccaagtaggaaatggccgtcgtgtcccacagggaattggccatggatttggggacagtggtggagatggtgcc
Protein-coding sequences here:
- the LOC135325739 gene encoding olfactory receptor 14A16-like; this encodes MSNSSSLNDFLLLGFADTRELQLLHFSLFLGIYLAALLGNGLIITAIACDHHLHTPMYFFLLNLSLLDLGTISTTVPKSMANSLWDTTAISYLGCAAQVFLFVFLFGGEYSLLTVMAYDRFVAICRPLHYGTLMDSRACVRMAAAAWASGFLTALLHTANTFSIPLCQGNTVDQFFCEIPQILKLSCSDAYLTEVGLLVVSACLGFVCFVFIVLSYMQIFTAVLRIPSEQGRHKAFSMCLPHLAVVSLFISTSFFAYLKPPSISSPALDLVVAVLYSVVPPAVNPLIYSMRNKELQDALRKVISWTFFSHGKIAISLHK